ATGCGATCCTTCATGCTTCCCGTGGGATTGGTCGATTCCAGCTTCGCTACGACGCGGGCGGACCCAGCCGGCACGACATGGCGAAGCTCGACCAGCGGAGTGTTCCCGATCGCGTCGAGAATCCTCAGGCTTGGCGGGCCCGCGGCGCTGGCCGGTGCCGACGGCATCAGCCTTTGACGATGCTGGACCACCGTTCCTTCCTCTCTTCGGTCGAGGTCTCTTCGATGCGCGTGGCAATCGTCCACACGTGTCCCATCGGATCGATAATCCGCCCGGTGCGGTCCCCCCAGAACTGATTCTTCACCGGGAGCAGGACCTTCGCGCCCGCAGCAACCGCCCGCTCTACTACCTTGTCGACGTCCTCAACGTAAACAAAGATTACGACCGGCGAGCTGCCGTCCGGCTGGGGAGCACGGCTCGCGAGGGTCGGCCACTCCGCTTCGATGATGACCATCGCGCCGCCGATCGACAGCAAGGCATGCGCCACGGTGCCATCCGGACCTGATCGGCTCCCCAGCTCCGCGGCGCCGAACGTCGTCTTGCAGAAGTCGACCTGCACCGAAGGGTCACGGCACACCAGCATCGGAATCAGAACGGAGGAGTTTTCGGGTATCGGTTTGACATGGCTCATGGTCGTTCGCCCTCCACTGTCCAAGAGTAGTCGCCTGGCTCGCCACACGCACGGCTTTCGTACTGGACATCACCTCCGCACACCCTTAGGTTTCGGGCATCATGCGCACTGTTGTTCGGTCTTGCCTGCGGAATTTTCGCATTCACGATCGCGGCGGGAGCCGTGGGCTCCCTTGCCGCCGCGTTCGTCATCGCGGTCATCGTCGCGGCGCTCGTCGGATGGGCCTGGCGGGCGCGCCCGCTTGTCCCGATCGACGAAGCCGCCAGCCCACGCGGACTCAAGATCGTCGCGCTCGTGGCGACGGTCGCGGCCCTGGTTCAGCTCGCGCGACTCGCGGTATTCATGGTGGACCCGACGAAGCCAGGCTACTCCCAAGTTCCCGCCAGCGACTGGGAGGTCCGCCACTCCTGCCTCTCGGCCTACTTCGTCGCCGCTCGCGCTGCGGATCACGTGCCCAACATCTACGCGGATTCGCTCTACACGAGCCCTGATGACGATCCGACCACCATACGAAAGGCGCGGATGATCGGTCCGTTCAAGATCGATGTGTACGAGTACCCGCCGCCGTTCCTTCTCTTGCCGCGAGCGCTTCGGACCGTATTCCCGGATTTCCTGCGGTTCCGCATGATGTGGTTCGGATTGAATTCAGCCGTCATTCTCCTGGCCATGCTGGTTCTAGCCCGCGGTCTGGGGCCCGCCGCGGGAACGCGCGCACTGCTGCTCTCACCGCTCATGTGGGCCGCAGCTCCGACTCTGAGCGTGCTGCAGAAGGGCAATGCGCAGGCATTGGTGATCGCGATCTCGATCCTCGCCATGGCGCTCTTCGAGCGCCGACGATGGGGGATGGGCGGAGCGCTCCTCGCCTATGCCACGGTGAGCAAGCTCTACCCGGGCCTTCTCGTCGTGTACCTGATCGCGCGGCGTGAGTGGCGCGCCGTGGCCTGGACTGCGGGGATGAGCGTCGCCCTGGCGGCCGTCACCGTGATCGATATCGGCTCGGCACCCTTCGTGGCATTTCTCGACCATCTCCCGGGCCTCGTCGGCGGCGAGGCGTTCCCCGCATTCCGCAATCCAATGGCCGTTGCGATCAACTACTCGATCCCCGGGCTCGTGTTCAAGCTCAAGCTATTCGGCGCGCCGGGAATGACATTCGCCGCCGCGAAGGTTGTCGGATGGATCTACACGCTGATCCTCCTCGCGGTCATCGTCGCCATCGGTAGGCGTCCGGTGGCCGCGCGCCAGAAGCCGCTGGTGTGGCTGGGAATCATCATCCTGGCCACGCTGCGCAGCCCATTTCTCCCGCAGGGCTACGCCGGGTTCCCGGCGCTCGTCCTTTTGGTGCTGCTGGGGGCGATGTCCGCTCTAACGCCGAAGACGCTTGCCGCTGTTCTGCTGACCTGGCTCGCGCTCAACATCGCGTGGCCGATGGACTGGCCGATGGATCCCAGGCTGCTTGCTTTGCTAAGCACGATTCCGCAGGTCGTGACGATCGCGCTTGCGATCGTAGCCCTCAGGCGAAGCGGCCGAGAAGCCGCCATCGCCGCCACGACGTGAAGCCAAGAGCGCTCGCGCTAGCACTCCTTGTGTTCCTCCTCGCCTCGCCGGCGACGTCGCTCGCGCTCGGGGAACCCGATTCGGTCCTCAAGCCGCTCCTCCCGCGCCTCGCGCGCGGCAATCGAACGGTCACCGCATTTCGGGACGTCAACGTGATTCCCATGGACTCGGCGCGCGTTCTCCCTCATCAGACCGTCGTCGTCAGCGGGTCGCGCATCGTCGCATTCGGGCCGGCGGCCAAGACCGTGATCCCGACCGGTGCGACCGTGATCGACGGTACCGGGCGCTATCTGATTCCGGGTCTCATCGACATGCATTTCCACATGCCGTCGCCGGGGATCAACTGGACCGAAGTCGATGCGTATCTGGAATTCTTCGTCGCGAACGGGGTCACCACCGTGCGGAGCACGATCGGCTCGCCCGATCACCCGATCGTACGGCGCCGAATGCAGCGCGGCGAGATTTTGAGCCCGTCTCTCTACCTTGCCTCGCCGCCCATCGGCGCGAAGAACACCGCATCGCCCGAGGAAGGGCGGCGCAAGATCTTTCACTACCGCTCCGACGGCTTCGACTGCATCAAGCTGTTCGAGATCGCCGACACGACCCTGTTCGGCGCCGTGACCGGAGCATGCCGCGAGGCGTGGCTCCCATGCTTCGGGCACGTCGATCGTGCGTTGGGCCTGGCTCGAGCCCTTCGATCGATGCGCTCCATCGAGCACCTGGGTCCCTACCTGACGCCCGAGGGGACGCCCGTGCCGACCCTGGCAGGGGACGTCGCGGCCACCCGCGCCGCGCGAGTCTGGAACTGCCCGACGCAGTTCTATTATGACTCCGAGTACNNNNNNNNNNNNNNNNNNNNNNNNNNNNNNNNNNNNNNNNNNNNNNNNNNNNNNNNNNNNNNNNNNNNNNNNNNNNNNNNNNNNCTCCGAGGCGAATCGAGGTCGCGACTCCCTCGAGATCGAAGCGCGCCGCGCGGTGATCCGCGCGCTCTACGAAGGTGGGGCGGGCCTTCTGCTCGGCTCCGACACGCCGGGGAGGTTCCGCGTGCCCGGCTACGCGCTGATCGAGGAGATGCGGGCGATGCGCGCCGCGGGACTTCCTCCCGCGGCGATCTTGGCAGCCGCGACAAGAAACGCGGCCGCGTGCATCGACCGATCGAACGAGATCGGGACGATCGAGATCGGGAAGCGCGCCGACCTGGTCTTGCTCAACGCGAATCCGCTCGAGGACATCGAGAACGTGGGCAGTCGCTCGGGCGTGATGCTTCGTGGCGCGTGGTACCGCAGTCAGGAGCTTGAGGAGATGGCTCGCTCGCTCGCGTCCCTGTTGCGGGCGCCTACATGATAGGATCGGCGGCGTGGACGAGCTCGTAGAAGAACCGCGGCGCGGCGGCGGCGGAGGCACGATCCTGCTCGCTCTCGGCGTCGCGCTCGCCGGCTGGTTCGTCTCCAGCGGCCTGACCGGAATCCGCACCGCCGATCGCTTCGTGACGGTGAAGGGGGTCTCCGAGCGGGAGGTGAAAGCCGACCTTGCCCTCTGGCCGATCCAGCTCGCCGTGACCGACGACAACGTTTCCATCGCTCAGAGCCGGGTCAACCAGAACGTCTCGAAGGTGATCGCGTTTCTCAAGGCGAACGGGATCGATTCGACCGAAATCGAGCTTCAGGGCCTTCGCGTCACGGACGTATTGGCCAACGCGTACAACCAGCAGAATCGAGCCGGGAACCGGTTCATCATCCAGCAGACCGTGATGGTCCGCTCCGACAGCCCGGATCGGGTGCGCGCGACGAGCCAGAAAGTGGGGGAGCTCGTGAACACGGGCGTGGTCCTCTCCTCGGGACCGGAATGGGGTCCCGGTGGGCCGGCGTACGTGTTCCGACGCCTCAACGATCTCAAGCCGAGCATGATCGCCGAGGCGACGGCCGAGGCCCGGAAGGCCGCGGAGCAGTTCGCCAAGGATTCGAAAAGCAAGCTCGGCGGGATCCACACCGCGAACCAGGGCGTCTTCGTCATCCTGCCGCGCGACGCCACCGCCACGGAGCAAGGCCCGGGGATGAACGAGCAATCCCAGATCTTGAAGACGGTCCGGGTCGTGACGACCGTGGAGTACCTGCTCCGCAACTGAGCTGAGGAGCCTCATCCGCGTGACTTCGGTGATTCTGGACCGCCTCCGGTCCGCACTCGCCAATCGCTACGAGCTGAAGCGCGAGCTCGCGCGCGGAGGAATGGGGCAGGTCTTCGAAGCTCGGGATCTGAAGCACGGCCGCTCCGTCGCCATCAAAGTGCTCGATCCGGAGCTGGCCGCATCGATCGGGCCGGCACGGTTTCGGGCAGAGATCGAAACCGCCGCGCGCCTCTCGCATCCGCACATCGTTCCGCTGTTCGATTCGGGCGAAGCTGATGGCCTCTTCTACTTCGTCATGCCGCTCATCGCCGGCGAGTCGCTCCGCCAGCGCCTGAGCCGCGAGCGCCAGCTTCCCGTGGAGGACGCCCTCCGCATCGCGCGCGAGGCGGCCGACGCCCTGGAGTACGCGCATGGGCAGGGGCTGGTTCACCGGGACGTGAAGCCGGAGAACATCCTGCTCGCGGGAGGGCATGCCCTCGTCCTCGACTTCGGCATCGCGCGGTCCAGGGATGGCGGTGAAGGGGGCTCGACCCGGACGGTCACGCCGATCGGAACCCCAGCGTACATGAGCCCCGAACAGATCGCAGGCGCGGACCTCGACGGGAGGTGCGATCAGTACGCCCTCGCGTGCGTGGTCTACGAGATGCTGGCGGGGCAACCGCCGTTCACGGGCCCGACCCCCGACATCGTTCTCTCGCAGCATCGGTCGGCGGCGCCACGCTCCGTCGACACCATGCGGCCCGCGGCGCCGACGCCTGTCGGGGCAGCTCTGTCGCGCGCGCTGGCCAAGGCCCCCGCCGACCGGTACCGAACCCTTTCGGATTTCGCGGCTGCGCTGACGACGGTGCCCACTCCGACCGGCCTGGGCCGAGGCTCAGCCAGGCTGGGCGGTGCCGGCCGCGTCATGCTCGCGGTTCTCCCGTTGGAAAATCTGAGTGCCGATCCGGAGCAAGAATACTTCGTCGACGGAATGACGGACGAGCTGATCTCGCACTTGAGCCGTCTCCAACCGAAGCGGCTCGGCGTCATCGCTCGCACCTCCGCCCTCCGCTACAAGAAGACGGGGAAGAGCATCGAGGAGATCGGCCGCGAGCTGGGGGTGGAGTTCGTCTTGGAGGGAAGCGTACGCCGCGCCGGAGATCGAATCCGAATCACGACGCAGCTGATCCAGGTATCGGACCAGAGCAATCTCTGGGCCCAGACCCACGATCGTCGCTTGGCGGACATCTTCGAGCTGCAGGACGAAGTCGCAACGACGATCGCCAAGGCTCTAGAGATGGAGCTGGTCCCTTCGAGAGAGGCCTCCGACTCAAGCGCGGAAGTTACGAAGAGCGCCGCGTACGAGGCGTATTTGAAGGGGCGTTTCCACTGGAACAAGAGGACGCCTGAAGGCATCCGGTTAGGGATCGAATGGTTCGAGAGAGCGGTCCAGGCGGATCCTCAATTCGCGCGCGCCTACTCCGGCCTCTCCGATGTTTACAACATCGCGATCACCTACATGCTTTTGCCGGCCGAGGAAGCCCTACCCAAGTCGGAGCGCGCGGCGAGGCGCGCGCTGGAGCTTGATCCCGACCTCGTCGACGCCCACGCATCGTTGGGCAGTGTCTTGACCCACAAAGGAGAGCCGGAGGAGGCGAGGCATGTCTTCCGCAGGGCGCTCGAGCTGGATCCGAACTACGTTCCAGCCCTCTATTGGGGCGCAATGAATTTCGTCACGCTGGGAGACTTCGAGGGAGCGACCGGCACCGTCGCGCGGGCCGACGCGCTCGACCCGCTCTCCGTCACGGTGAAAATCGTCCAGGGCAATATCCACTTTTACGCGCGACGGTACGATCAGGCGCTGTCGTACTTCCGGCACATCGTGGAGCTGGAGCCGAAGCTCTATTGGCCTCACCAACGGGTGGCGATCTGTATGGCCGCGCAGGGGCGGCTCGAGGAGGCCCTGGCGGAGCTGGATCGCCATCCTGCCGATCTCACCGGCAGCCTCGACCTGATCTCGGCCCGCGCGTACATGCTGGGTAGGCTCGGACGCCTCGACGAGGCGCGCGCCGCGCTCGAGCAGCTCGAGGTGCGGTCGAAGTCCGAGTACGTCTCCTGGGAGCGATTTGCGTACGCGTACCTGGGACTCGATGACCGGACGTCGCTGCTGAAGGTCCTCGAGCGGGTCAAGGTACCGGGCGTGCTCGGCCGACTCTCGTTGCGCCACGAGTCCGCGTTCGACCCAGTCCGCGACGACCCCCGATTCGAAAAGCTGCTCCGCGTCTGAAGAGGCACGCGGCGCCCAGACACGCCGTTCGCGATCCGCAACGCCGCTGTAACTCGCACGCGACATGGGTCCATCCCCCCGTGGTACCACCCCGTTCAGCCTGACCCTCCCGGGACACCTCTGCAAAGGTGATCTCCGACCCCGGCTCCGATGCAATTGCTTGAAATTCCTGCGCCTGCGGCCCCGCGGCCTTGATATGTCGATATTTGGCACGCCCTCTGATGCTCATTCGGTGTTCCTCATGAACAGAATGGCTCGAGCGCTACTGATACGCGTTCTTCGCATCGTCCTCGTGGGGCTCGCGGTCGCCGCGTGCCCACGCGACGCGCGCGCGATGGGCGGCGGCGTGGGCATCGACTACTCGGGCGGACCAGGGGATCAGAGGACACAGGACGCGCTGGGCTATCTCACGACCAAGCTCGGCGGCGACGGCGACCTGACCCTAATCGGGGCGCGCTACGACAACACCGAGATCGGGCCGGGCACCCTAGGCGCCGTGGGCGTCGGGATACCCGTTCCGGGTCTGACACTCATTCGCGTCTCGGGCGCGCGCACCATCGGGGACAAGAACTACCGGGCATTCCGGCTCCAGGCCGGGCCGGAGCTCAACGTGGGAGGCGGTCGAACCCTGGGAATCTTCTACCTCCACGTCGAGGACAACCTGGCGTCGCTCTCGAACGGCGTCGTGACGGAGCTCGGCGTCCCGATCTCCCCCGTGCTTGCGGGCGGGCTCGGCGCGGCGGTCGCTTCGAAGGAAGGAGGGCGGACCAGCGCCCAGGGCACCGCGAGCATGACCTGGGGCCCGGCGGGTCGGGTCCAGCTCTTGGGAGAGATGAGCGTGGGCCAGAACGTCGTTGGGTTTTCCCAGAGCGGGTCCTCGTCCCAGGGAGGGGTGCTGGGGCGGCTCCCGATCATGGGCCACGGTTCCTCCTCGAAAAAGGAGGCCGGCGCGGTCAAGGCGGAGTACGGCACGCAAGCGACCGGGCTCGTCGGGATCCGGTTCCTGTTCCCGTAGCGCGAAGTGGGGGGCAAACGGCGTCTTTCGGGGCGCCAGTGAAAGGAGAAACGATATGAAACGAATATGGATTCTCGTGTCGCTCGTGGCGGTGATGGTTTGGACGGTGGGTACGTCGCTCGCTCAGTCCGATACGGCGCCCGGGCAGGCCCCGGCAACGCCCCAGGCCCAGACCCCGGCGTCGCCGGAACCGCAAGCGGCGCCGCAGAGCACCACTCCCCCGACGCCCGATGTCGGACTGAAGGCAGAGGCGGGCGCGAGCGCGGGAGCGACGGTGATCATGGAGAAGGCCAAGAAGGCGCCGCCCCAGGAGGCGGAGGCCACCGAGAAGAGGCTTCGCGAGACGGTCAAAAAGGTCGAAGAGGAAGGCACATCGAAGGGCGACCAGACCGTTGCCTCGCGATTGGGAGCGGAATTCGGCATGACCCCGGACGCGCTGATCGCGGAGAAGAGCCAGTACCAGACTGGCTGGGGTGAGCTCATGATCGCGCACACCATCCTCGCGAGCGCGAAGGGTGGGGTCACGCTCGACCAGCTTTTCGACATGCGTCGGAACGGACTCGGCTGGGGCCAGATCGGACACGGCCTCGATCTCAGGCTCGGTGGAATCGTGAGCGCCGTGAAGGCTGAGAGTCGCGTCGCGCTGGGCGTGGCCAAGGCGGATGGACGGCCTGCGAAGATTCAAAGCGCCGCGGTTCACGCAAACGCGGGCACGAAGGCGGGAGTCGGCGCGGGGCACAAAGGCGCCGGAGTCTCGACGGACGTTGGTGTCGGTGCCGCGGTGAAGGGGCAGACGGGGAAATAACCGGACGATTCAGCGAGCGAGGGCCATCGGGCTTCGGCCCGGTGGCCCGCTCGTCCTCGGTCGTGTAGGACGAACTCCTATAAACGGTTATGGGCATCAATCGTGCTTGCTCCGGCACCCCGATCTAGATAAGCTTATAGCTGACCCCCAGCGTCGTGTGGGGGCGGTTCCATGGAGGTTTAGCTATGATTCGAGCGCTCGTCGCGGACGACCACGCGGTCGTACGCCGAGGGCTCCGGGAGCTCCTGGCCGAATCACGCGAAGTGGCTGTCACCGGTGAGGCCGGGAACGCCCGCGAAACCCTCGAGCAAGTCCGCACAGGGAAGTGGGACGTGCTCGTTCTCGACATCAATCTGCCGGACGCGAGCGGGCTGGATGTGCTCCGCGAGGTCAAGCAGATTTCCCCCCAGCTGCCCGTGCTGATCCTCACGATCTACGCCGAGGACCAATTCGCTGTGCGGGCGCTTCGATCGGGGGCTGCCGGGTACGTCACGAAGCAAAGCGCCCCCGAGGAGCTGGTGGACGCCATCCGGAAGGTCGTGCGCGGCGGCCGGTATATCAGTCCCGCGCTGGCCGAGAGGCTCGCGGTTCTTGCCGATCCCCAAGCGGAGCGGCAGCCGCACGAATCGCTCTCGGAGCGGGAGTTTCAAGTGTTCCGCACCCTAGCATCGGGCAAGACCGTCTCGCAAGTCGCCGATTTGCTCCATCTCAGCGTCAAGACCATAAGCACCTATCGGGCGCGCGTGCTCGAGAAGATGGGCTTGGAAACGAACGCGGAGCTAACGGTCTACGCGGTGCGAAACGGCATCGTCGAGTAGCGTGCTCTAAAGTCTGGAATTGCACCCCCGCTGTCCGTACGTGTAGGACTAACTCCTACTTTCCCCTTCCGAAAATCCCACAAAACAATGAGAGACCCGCCGATGGTGGCTTCGCGCGGGTGGC
This portion of the Candidatus Eisenbacteria bacterium genome encodes:
- a CDS encoding VOC family protein, whose amino-acid sequence is MSHVKPIPENSSVLIPMLVCRDPSVQVDFCKTTFGAAELGSRSGPDGTVAHALLSIGGAMVIIEAEWPTLASRAPQPDGSSPVVIFVYVEDVDKVVERAVAAGAKVLLPVKNQFWGDRTGRIIDPMGHVWTIATRIEETSTEERKERWSSIVKG
- a CDS encoding DUF2029 domain-containing protein, translating into MLFGLACGIFAFTIAAGAVGSLAAAFVIAVIVAALVGWAWRARPLVPIDEAASPRGLKIVALVATVAALVQLARLAVFMVDPTKPGYSQVPASDWEVRHSCLSAYFVAARAADHVPNIYADSLYTSPDDDPTTIRKARMIGPFKIDVYEYPPPFLLLPRALRTVFPDFLRFRMMWFGLNSAVILLAMLVLARGLGPAAGTRALLLSPLMWAAAPTLSVLQKGNAQALVIAISILAMALFERRRWGMGGALLAYATVSKLYPGLLVVYLIARREWRAVAWTAGMSVALAAVTVIDIGSAPFVAFLDHLPGLVGGEAFPAFRNPMAVAINYSIPGLVFKLKLFGAPGMTFAAAKVVGWIYTLILLAVIVAIGRRPVAARQKPLVWLGIIILATLRSPFLPQGYAGFPALVLLVLLGAMSALTPKTLAAVLLTWLALNIAWPMDWPMDPRLLALLSTIPQVVTIALAIVALRRSGREAAIAATT
- a CDS encoding amidohydrolase, yielding SEANRGRDSLEIEARRAVIRALYEGGAGLLLGSDTPGRFRVPGYALIEEMRAMRAAGLPPAAILAAATRNAAACIDRSNEIGTIEIGKRADLVLLNANPLEDIENVGSRSGVMLRGAWYRSQELEEMARSLASLLRAPT
- a CDS encoding SIMPL domain-containing protein encodes the protein MDELVEEPRRGGGGGTILLALGVALAGWFVSSGLTGIRTADRFVTVKGVSEREVKADLALWPIQLAVTDDNVSIAQSRVNQNVSKVIAFLKANGIDSTEIELQGLRVTDVLANAYNQQNRAGNRFIIQQTVMVRSDSPDRVRATSQKVGELVNTGVVLSSGPEWGPGGPAYVFRRLNDLKPSMIAEATAEARKAAEQFAKDSKSKLGGIHTANQGVFVILPRDATATEQGPGMNEQSQILKTVRVVTTVEYLLRN
- a CDS encoding tetratricopeptide repeat protein; its protein translation is MTSVILDRLRSALANRYELKRELARGGMGQVFEARDLKHGRSVAIKVLDPELAASIGPARFRAEIETAARLSHPHIVPLFDSGEADGLFYFVMPLIAGESLRQRLSRERQLPVEDALRIAREAADALEYAHGQGLVHRDVKPENILLAGGHALVLDFGIARSRDGGEGGSTRTVTPIGTPAYMSPEQIAGADLDGRCDQYALACVVYEMLAGQPPFTGPTPDIVLSQHRSAAPRSVDTMRPAAPTPVGAALSRALAKAPADRYRTLSDFAAALTTVPTPTGLGRGSARLGGAGRVMLAVLPLENLSADPEQEYFVDGMTDELISHLSRLQPKRLGVIARTSALRYKKTGKSIEEIGRELGVEFVLEGSVRRAGDRIRITTQLIQVSDQSNLWAQTHDRRLADIFELQDEVATTIAKALEMELVPSREASDSSAEVTKSAAYEAYLKGRFHWNKRTPEGIRLGIEWFERAVQADPQFARAYSGLSDVYNIAITYMLLPAEEALPKSERAARRALELDPDLVDAHASLGSVLTHKGEPEEARHVFRRALELDPNYVPALYWGAMNFVTLGDFEGATGTVARADALDPLSVTVKIVQGNIHFYARRYDQALSYFRHIVELEPKLYWPHQRVAICMAAQGRLEEALAELDRHPADLTGSLDLISARAYMLGRLGRLDEARAALEQLEVRSKSEYVSWERFAYAYLGLDDRTSLLKVLERVKVPGVLGRLSLRHESAFDPVRDDPRFEKLLRV
- a CDS encoding response regulator transcription factor, whose translation is MIRALVADDHAVVRRGLRELLAESREVAVTGEAGNARETLEQVRTGKWDVLVLDINLPDASGLDVLREVKQISPQLPVLILTIYAEDQFAVRALRSGAAGYVTKQSAPEELVDAIRKVVRGGRYISPALAERLAVLADPQAERQPHESLSEREFQVFRTLASGKTVSQVADLLHLSVKTISTYRARVLEKMGLETNAELTVYAVRNGIVE